The segment ctctcaactacaattttttatccgtatcacaactttgtgaaatgGGCTACAATTGTCtctttactaatgagggtgtgactgtctctagaagggaagacttCTCAATATTTTTCATCGGTCTGTttaagggtaaactttatctcgttgatttttcaacggatgaagtgaggcctaagacttgcttgattgctaagtctagcatgggttggctatggcgCCACCGACTAGCCCATATTAGCATGAGAAAGTTGTCTAAACTTGTAAAGGgagagcacatcctaggactaacaaatgtttcttttgagaaagatagaatttgtagtgcatgtcaattgggcaagcaagttggagctcctTATCCtgccaagaatgtgatgacgaccacaaggcTATTGGAGCTTATTCACATGGATTTGTTTGGACCGATcacctacataagcattggcggtaacaaatatggtttgattattgttgatgactattctcgtttcacttgggtattctttttgcatgataataGTGAAACAGAGGCTATATTCAAGAATTTTTTTAGAAGAGCTCAAgatgaatttgatgtgaagatcaaaagggtaaGAAACGACAATAGTAGCGAATTCAAAAATACTCaaattgaagagtttcttgatgaagaagggatcaataaTGAGTTCTCgtcaccctactcccctcaacaaaatggggtaatcgagaggaagaataggactctcatcGAGCCGGCaaggaccatgcttgatgagtacaagattttGGATCAAATTTTGGTGGAGGCCGTCAATACCGCAttccatgccatcaaccggttatatctccacaagatcttaaaGAAGACTGCTTATGAGCTTCTCACCGGTAACAAACCTAATGTTTTATATTTTAGGGTTTTTGGTAGAAAATGCTTTATTCTTAATAAGAAGGCAAAAAGCTCTAAGTTTGCTCCTAAAGTAAttgaaggtttcttgcttggttatggatccaATGCCTACGCATACCGTGTTTTCAACGGAaccaccggttgtgttgaaattgcgcgTGACGttacatttgatgaatctaacaactcccaagtggagcaaattgatcctaatgttttaggtgatgaagaaattctaagcgaagcaatcaagaataTGTCAATAGatgaaatcaagcctcaagagccCTAAGAGCTACAAGTGGccaataatgatcaagttcatccatcttcatcaactcaagaGGATCCACCAACATCAAGTCAAGATCAAGACCTAGCacatgatgactccaacaaatttcttggtaatgatgaagtggatgacattcaaccccaatcccaagtgccacatccaagagtcCATCAAAGTATCTAAAGAGGTCACCTGGTTGACAATACCCtcggtgatatacaaaagggggtaaccactcgttctagaattgcaaatttttatgaatattatTCTTTTGTTTCCACCTTGGGACTGTTGAAGGTGGAAGATGCACTtggtgatccggattgggtggtggctatgcaagaagagctcaataacttcaaaagaaatgaagttttaTCACTAGTGGAAAGAccaaatcaaaatgtgattggtaccaaatgggtcttccgcaacaaacaagatgagaacgggatcATGACGAGAAATAAAGCatggttggttgctcaaggcttcttGCAAATAGAGTGtttagattttggtgagacttatgctcctgtagctaggcttgagtcaattcatatattacttgcctatgctactaACCATGATtccaagttatatcaaatggacgtgaagagcgtTTTTCTTAATGGACCAATTTCCAAATTGGTATTTGTGGAGCAATCACCTGGATTTGAAGATTCTAAGTATCCTCATCATGTGCATAAGgtgctctatgggcttaagcaagcacgtagagcatggtatgaatgccttatagattttcttatcaagaaagGCTTTGAAACAGGCAAAGCCGATTAtactcttttcactaaaaatgttgataatgatttatttgtgtgccaaatatatgtcgatgacattatatttggtacTACTAATAAAATGTTTcgtgaagagtttagtaggatcatgaccaagaggtttgaaatgtcaatgataggagagttgaagttctttctaggatttcaaatcaaacaactcgaGGAAGGGACCTTCATATggcaaaccaagtacatcaaagatatgcttaagaagtttgacatggagaatgcgaagcctatcaagactcccatgCAAGCCAATGGACATCTTGACCTCAACGAAGATGGGAAGAccatggatcaaaaggtatatcgctccatgataggATCCttgctttatctttgtgcatctaggcctgatattatgcttagtgtgtgcatgtatgcaaaaattcttagatatttggttcatactctTTACCTTGGCtgatggtatcctaaaggtttaTCCTTTGAACTCATAGGCTATTCAGATTCCGATTATATCGGTAGTAAAGTGGATAGGACAAGCACATCCGGGACttaccaattcttgggtaggtccctggtgtcttggtcatcaaagaaataaaattccgtagccctatccaccgctgAAGCCAAGTATGTTGCTGCGGGCGCTTGTTGTGcacaactactttggatgaggcaaaccttgagagactatggttagactatggctacaacatgaccaaagtcccacttttgtgtgacaatgagagtgccataaaaatagCTAACAATCctgtacaacactcaagaacaaaGCATATAGACATTCATCACCATTTCTTgggagaccactcaaccaaaggggatatcttTATTCGCCATGtgaaaaaccaaaaaacaactagccgatatcctcaccaagccactagatgagcgaaggttttgtgagttgagaaatgagctaaacatcctagattctcgcaacgtggcttgatTTCTTTTGAGTGCTATTTTGTTTAAAATATTTGATTCTTCGATCCTATGATCATAATTttctacttgtgatcatagcttTGTATTGTTGCTTGTTGgatgatcacaagtggtaaaaatatcttatatgtccaacaatcCTTCTCCCAAAAATCCTCGTCACCTACAGAACTCGGATAGTTCGGCCCAGCCCGGAGTATCCTGATTCTGGAGGTCCTCAGCCACATTTGTCGAGTTGAtagaacccagagtctccgggttaactcggatactccagattctgTCACTCAACCCGGAGGATCCGAGTTGCCCTCCGAGAAGATCCTCTCAGTTTGGAGTTTTAATCCAACCCGGAGTCTTTGGGTCCACCCAAATACTCTGGGTAAGTCAGTATTTTTCCCTTAACCCGAAGTGTTaccccttcacttcatctttttaCCTCTTCCTTTATCCTCTCACTGTGGTGATCTCCCCTCCGGAGACTAAGAGATTCCATCGTGGATTCTTTAAAGTTCTTCATCTTTTGAGCCTCTCCTTTGACCGGATTATTTGGACCTCCCTCCGGATCATCTGCGGAATCATCGGTTGGACCTAAAGGTAACCCTAAAAACCTTCttttcccgatctctcaatgctcttCTCTAGAGTTGATTTCCTTTGGTAAAGATGATCTATATCCTTCCTAGAGTCTTGCATTTCAATGTTTTGGAAATGCTTTGGACAAATGACCCAAATCCCATATCTTTCCCTGGAGTCGGGCtgtccagatactccgggctGTCCAGTTTGGTTCATTTGAGCTATGTTCATAAATTCAAATCTTGTGCAATCCTTCTTGAATTTCAAGCATTCTATTCATATCTATCTCAGGGTATATTAAGATGGGCCGTGACAAGTTTGACTCTCAAACTTATCAAAGAAGGACGAAAGCTCGATTTGATCTGCATGCTCAAAGCGACGCTCCTCCGCTGCTGACTGAATCTGGTGGAAATGGGAGTGGCAGTGGCAGTAGCAGTGGCCATGGGCGTGTCCACAAGGCTACTAAAAGGATGCCGATCCCGTCGGGCGGGATTCAGATTGAAGAACCGGCTCAAACCTCCAATGTGCCTCTTGGCACTACCTTGTCTCAAAGGAGAACAGAGAAGGCAACTAATAGAGGGAAAGGCAAAGCTGTGGCTTCAGAATCAAGAGATCATGGAGAAGAAAGTGAtgaggaacaagaagaaagggtcTATGTGCAACCTTTAAAGCTTCACCAACCCCTCAGAACATGCACTTCATCTGATATGCCCAGGAGAATGGTGGATTACATGAAGGATCCCTTTTACTATGAGaaggaaagagaggaggatccCTTTTACTATGAGAAGAGTATGACGGATCATCGCTTTTGGAATGACTTTCAGGCAGATTTTTATGAAAGTGTGATCCTCAAGAACTAGACACCCGTCTCTCCTATGCAATGGATTGACTGGGACTATATAGTTAGCAAGGATGATCCTATATTCAATGAGGTCATTGTAGTATGTGAATACAAAAGGATTAAAAGAACCTTGGGGTTGAAGTACGATTGGAGTGTTGAGGTCATAGCTCAGTTCTATGCCACACTCCACTTTGATCATGAGGAGAACCAAACAATGCAATGGATGATAGAAGGagagagatatcaaatcaagtatAGAACATTTGGTCGCTTATTTGGTTTTGATATCCGTGACTCAAGGAAGACTAAAATCCATAATGAGCAGGAACTATCTTCTGATGAATTGGATTTTATGTATGAGAATCAAGGTTAAGTGACTCATGGCACAACCAAAGTTACAAGAGCTTTCTACAAATGCCTAATTTCTTGTTTCGTGCCACTTTAACTCCTAAAAGTGGGGATGCCACTACCGTTCAAGGGATAACCAAAATTCTACTTGCTAGGATGGCTAGTGGAAGTGAACCTTTCAGTGTGGTGGATTTCATCTGGGAAGAAATTCATATTACATCAATAGGAGTTGTATCTATGCCCCTTACATCATGTACATGATTGAAAAATTCACAAAGAATAACTTATTCAAAGAAGTGAAGCATGAGCCCTATAGGGTGAGGTTGATTAGCTCAAGATCCATTCCTGCTATGCCACCTTCCCCTCCTTTGACTGCTCCTAGTACCACTCAATGGACTGCACCAAGGTGTACACCTTCCTCTCATAGCACACCATCCTTTATCAAGAGCGTACTCAAAGCTATTTTTAATGTTTGCACTCATAATGCTGTAAAGATAAAGTAATATAAAGATAAGACAAATGTGAGGTTGAGAAACTTTGAGGAGAGGCAAAAGGCTATTTATGCTaatttgaggattgagcctcctCGCTCTCCAGTTGCCTCAAAAGAAGATGTGAGTGAGCCAGAAGTTTTTGAAAATCCTTGGGCTTgatatgatgaagctcaagctgCTGCTGGGAGAACCGGAACGTCTCATGCTCAAGAAATGGAAGAAGAAtctgaagaagaggaagaagaccaTGGTGGTGCCGAGGAAAGTCCTCAAGATGATGATGGTGCTAGTGGAAGTggggatggagaagaaaatgaggaGTATGAGGGCAGCGACTAGTTCtccatctttttttctctttctttttggtgcttgatgccaaagggggagagatatctcagtttattccttttttgtttttcctttttcatttccATTGGACATGTAAGCATATTGTAATAACCTGTGATGACTATGCTGAAGGTGGTATGCCCGAGACGCAATCATAGAGATTATTGTATTACACGTCTGTGTTCATATACTAccaaataatatgttattccaagagtgactatcgtttacattgattggcaagtatgtgacttgttcatgaaactctttgtttatatcatgatgttattcttagtcgatccctggtagCATATCATTGTGACGATACATatgaccagcacatgtattgattgatgatcacgtttcatggatcataggtatagagataccaggtcaataatgtggacatttatattagagaacatgatattggatagaccGACCTTGAGATATTGCTagtattgttatttatgatgtgccatcagttgttatctcaaatattGTACCTGCAAGATCCTAAGAcctaagatcgtcattgattcccagaatgtgtagtggcatacaaTGAGGCTGTCAAATGCTATTTCGTAACtggatagtcataaaggtagtttttgggtttgttatgaaacatgtcgttgggtatgagcgatcaagatagaatttgcccctccttgataacgggagagatatctctgggcccctcgaggtagttggattgaaaaagtgcatggccatgctaatatgattaaagagttaatcatgatgaatccactatttgatcgagtgaatggtcgggctatcacaagagtagcacgtatctcgccttgagcttgactggtatcgtgaggcgaagggatcagtgcatgtgtatatcaaggttcaatcgatatgatcttttatgtatactcgggagtcaacatgtcctgctaggggctgctattgatttcggtttggaaagggtttctgagtcctAGCTGCGTGTGCGAATTGATATGATTACCTGGCCATGTGTGCGACttgattttcatagcgatttcatagatacgatATATGAATTTCTGATAGGCTTTCAGTGTGCTACCTTGAAACCCATGGAGGCAGTTTCCCCCTCGACCCCCACCCGCTAACCAGCTAGCGGGACCACCGTGTTATCCGAGCCTAAAGTTTATAAAGATAACATGTTGACATtgtgacattagaattcgattccacgcttaactcatttttgcagagaatgttgtgactagtatggccttatgtgatgcatgtttgtaattttttatgacctgcgtgtcatggttaattgcagcccaaggctgtcatgttattgtataacggcatGCGTGCCgacatgtgatgcttcatattctcatgcaatttgtctagtgctattaggtgtaatagactaatacataACCTCGAAGACTCAAAGCATGATGAATCGGAGGACAGGGACCATGGCgatagagatcaccatgtgaaggggccataatatgtcacagttaatataaTTGCTTGTGATGCTTaatttatgttcctgtcatgctgttttattcatattttctatgagatggatatgtttacatgatagaatagattccctcagaaaaattaagaataattgatacccttccaatagctgcacctacttaggttttgatGATTGTTTTGTAGGTccgccaaagcagggtgccatcttttatcttaaccagttagggtggatATCGGACATCCCCAcgtatagtgttggtttacttaacaaagctatcaaaacggttttgggctttggggcatagtGTTGGGGCCGaagcattcgatgccacccaacaaacaagagtcacatagggatgtgattagcaagatgttgTTTACCTATGTCTCCTAAGTTTCTAGTAGCGATGCTAAAGCTCACTAaaacctagttgaatatggatcttgttccactatatgtcgtAAGAGGGAAActgtttcaaaacatatagtgggagtatcttttgttcaattgtttaatgaaaggtttacataaacatagtgcatatttatttttggtgtagatcatggcacctaccgTTAACgccaattccagttttaatttgtgttcgattcttgaaaaagaaaagctatctggaacaaactttattgattggtatagaaatatgagaattgttctcaaacaagagaaaaaggagtatgttctagagcttctctatcctgatgaaccagcagATAATGCATCTACCGTtgatcggagggcttacgagaagcataccaatgattcacttgatgttagctatctcatgcttgccactatgtcatctgagcttcagaagcaatatgagaacgcgCATGCTCACGATacgattgtgggactccgagacATGTTTGAGGACCAAGCTAGGGCCGAGAGGTTCAAGACCTCCAAGTCCTTATTTGCGTGCAAGTTAACAGAAGACAGTCCAgctagtcctcatgtgatcaagatcattgattacattgagagcctggaaaaacttggttttccccttagtcttgagttggctacggatgtaattctccagtcgctccctgcgagcttcgagccgttcattttgaattttcatatgaatagcatggagaagagcatggctgaattgcatgggatgcttaagactgctgaggaaaACATTATGAAAAGCtatagtcatgtgatgatggttcagaaagatagcaagaagagaaagcgtaaggccaaggctaaagcgtcagatgagatctcgagctcaaagtCTAAAtctgttggaaagtccaaggcttgCCCTTttgcttctgatgcttgccaccattGCCATAAGCGTagccattggcggaggaactgctagctatacttggaagaactcaagaagaagaagggaagtaagacttccacttcaggtataaatgttattgaaattaatcttgttacTCGTCCTaaagattcatgggtatttgatactggATCGAgtattcatacttgcaaattgttgcagggactgaaaaggactaggaagtgtgcaagaggtgagatggatgctcgtgtcagcaatggtgcaaaagttgctgcgttggccatCGGTATGTATTCCTTATCACTACCcttaggattagttttggaattaaataattgttattacattcttgccttgggcaaaaatattatctcttcttcatgtttggaagaagatggatatgatttcataataaagaacaagtgttgttcgatttatttgaacGGTATGCTCTATGGCAATTGTCCATTGATGAATGAATTATATATtttagatcttgaggatgtccctgtctataacattaatatgaagaagcctcggcttaatgatttgaatctcacttttatttggcattgttggttaggtcatataaatgagaaacgcatgcagaggctccataaagatagtcttcttgattcatttgattttgaatcatttgatacatgcgaattttgtttacttggcaagatgactaaggcgcttttcacccgtcaaggagagaggtcgagtgagttattggcccttgtacatactgatgtatgtggaccaatgagctctattgctagaggtggttttcaatacttcattactttttccgatgactttagtagatatggttacatctacctaatgaggcataATTatgagtcctttgaaaagttcaaggagtttcagaatgaagcacaaaataAACTTGGCAagataattaaatttctgcgatctgatcatggaggtgaatatttgagccatgagtttggtgatcttCTAAAGCAATATGGAATTGTTTCATAGTTGACTCCACCATGACGCCTCAATGGAATAGAGTGTCCGAACGGAGGAACcagactttgttggacatggtctgatccatgatgagccaatctgatcttccattatccttctggggatGCACTCTAAAAACTACTGCGTTCActttaaacagggttccatctaaaactgtagagaagacaccatatgagatatggaccgtgAAGTGTCccgggttgtctttccttaagatttagggttgtgaggcctatgtaaaatgtttgacgttagataagctcactcccaaatcagataaatgcttctttgtggggtatcctagggaaaccaaaggatattactttcATAACCGGGAAGAAGACAAAGTGTTTGTCGTCCGAAACAGTGTTTTTTTGgtgaaagagtttctctcaaggaatcTCAGTGGGAGcatggtgcaactcgaagagattcgggaactaacagaaagtgtttcagctcctattgaaccacaattggatgttacagaacatgttctggagacaccagccccacgatGGTTAGAAAGGATCGATCAcacacctgagaggtttatgttcctaactaCGAAGCACcgcgatatattattgttggacaatgatgaacctaagacctactcggAAATGGTGATGGGACTGGACtttgagagatggcttggagccatgagatctgagatagaatccatgcatgataatcaagtttggaacttggttgatccacctgatggtgtcaaagtagttgagtgcaaatgggtttttaagaaaaagatagacgttgatggaaatgttcacatctataaagcatgattggtggcaaaaggtttcaggcagattcaaggtgttgattatgatgaaacattttttcCCTGTCataatgctaaagtctatccagatcatcctaacaattgccgcatattatgactatgagatatggcagatggatgtcaaaatggctttccttaatggaaacctaagtgaggatgtgtacatgacacaacctgaaggttttgtcaatccaaacaaatgctaggaagatatgcaagctacaaaagtccatctatgggatgaagcaagcttctcggagttggaatctttgttttgatgaagtagtcaaagggtttggtttcatcaagaatgaataAGAGCTTTGTGTTACAAAAGGGCTAATGGGATAgtacttgtgtttctggtcttataggtagatgacatattattgatcaggAATGATATTCCGATGCTTGATGCtatcaaatcttcattgcaaaagagtttttcaatgaaagatctaggagaggaagcatacatattgggcataaagatctatagagataggtcgagaaggatGATCAgattaagccagagtacatacatcgacaaggtattgaaaaggttcaatatgcaggattacaagaaaggtttcttgccaatatcacatggcatcactcttagTAAGAGTCAGCgtccttcgaccactgatgagctcgagaggatgagtgtgaTCCAGTATGCTTCCGCTATcaggtccatcatgtatgccatgctttgtacacgcccagatgtcccTTATGCTCTAAGTATTAtaagtagataccaatcaaatccgggtgaagctcactgggtaacagtaaagaatatcctcaagtacttgagaagaactatggatatgtttctaatctatggaggtgaggaagagctcagtgtaaatggttacactgctgctagcttccaaaccaacAAGGATGATTCAAGATCGCAATCttattttgtgttttgcctcaatggaggagcagtgagttggaagagttccaagcaagaaatggTGGCTGATTCAATGACGGAGGTCAAGTATATTGCAACTTCAAAAGCTGCAAAGGAGGTTGTTTGGATaagaaagtttgtttctgagttaggtgtggttcctagtgcttctagtccaatggatctctattgtggcaatagtggagccattgagCACaccaaagaacctaggtcgtatcagaagtccaagcacatactgcgACACTATCACtttattcgagagattttagattgGAGTGacatgaagatatgcaaggtgcacatggatttgaatatttttgatccgttgacaaagccaTTCCCgcggcccaagcatgaggcgcaaatgagagctatgggtattagatacttacttgattgactctagtgcaagtgggagattgaaggtgatatgccctagagtcaatcatagagatgattgtatcatacGTCTGTGTttatgtactaccgaataatgtgttattccaagagtaactatcgtttacattgattagcaagtatgtgacttgttcataaaactctttatttatatcatgatgttattcttagttgatTCCTGGTCGCacatcattgtgatgatacataagaccagcatatgtattgattgatgatcacgtttcatggatcacaggtatagagataccaggtcaacaatgtggacatttatgttagagaacttgatgttggatagacccaccttgagatactgctaggattattatttatgatgtgccatcagttgttatctcaaatgttGTACCTGCACGattcttagacctgagatcgtcattgattcccagaatgtgtagtggcatactttgaggctgccaaacgctattccgtaactaggtagtcataaaggtatttttcgggtttgtcatgaaacatgtcgttgggtatgagcgatcaagatggaatttgcccctccttgataacaggagagatatctttgggcccctcgaggtagttggattgagaaagtgtatggccatgccaatatgattagagttaatcatgatgaatccactatttgatcgagtgaatggtcgggctatcgcaagggtggcacgtatcttgccttgagcttgactggtgaAGGGATCgatgtatgtgtatatcaaggttcgatcgatatgatcttttatgtatacttcggagtcaacatgtcctactaggggccgctattgatttcagtttagaaagggtttccgagtcatagccatttgtacatgaacctaacgggtcacacacttaatgggttgcaACAAAACTTgcaaattggattcgtatatgggttcttattggattgtgatccatgggaagttagagtcctaaagggcttccaacatgggagtccattggcgagctctatgtaaggagaggtgtgggtagggtGTGCAGAGGGTTGatccactctgaaaccctagtcgtaaccttccacacgatctcccaaaaccctagccgcgcgtgcggtgctagcacatcggcactTCGTGTTTTTgtccagtacgtgtggatatcgtagaggcATTGCTGCTATTATggcactgatcttctcggcgagttaAATGTGAcgtggtcgaggagcacaaccacctgctcggagttggtcaaggagcgtGATCACCTGCACGAGGCTGGTCGCGGATATGATTGagaagttggtcgaggagttTGATGTGCATGATGTTGGATTTGTCTaatccaactcttcttccactgcactgcGTGTCTagcggtaacaatctatgatctcctactagcatgatttcctagaTGAACAGtagaattattatttttgttttaggctaatGTAGCCTGCCCATTCCCAACATATGTGTGGTGTGCTTGATGTCGTACTTTAAATTCGTAAGGACTTGATAATGCTATGTGATGTGATGCTTGATGTGATGCTATTGTAATAATCCTAAGATAGACCATTTCATACGCATCACGTTTATCATGttcactcacacttgttgtaCCCCAagaatgctaagatataggggagCTTTTGCAAAATTTCTTCAAATATGTGCATTAATAGTGAtgtcaaaattaaaatttatctAATACACACATTTAGGTGGAGCTCATAATATATCTTaggattcaaaatctttaatttaaaatatcttttgtaagctttaatcgtgttgtcaccaatcacaaaaagggggagattgaaagtgcatctagatcccctatgtgggttttggataattgatgacaaacaattaaggaactaatgagtttaatgagGTTT is part of the Phragmites australis chromosome 12, lpPhrAust1.1, whole genome shotgun sequence genome and harbors:
- the LOC133886338 gene encoding chromatin modification-related protein EAF7-like; amino-acid sequence: MGRDKFDSQTYQRRTKARFDLHAQSDAPPLLTESGGNGSGSGSSSGHGRVHKATKRMPIPSGGIQIEEPAQTSNVPLGTTLSQRRTEKATNRGKGKAVASESRDHGEESDEEQEERVYVQPLKLHQPLRTCTSSDMPRRMVDYMKDPFYYEKEREEDPFYYEKTQAAAGRTGTSHAQEMEEESEEEEEDHGGAEESPQDDDGASGSGDGEENEEYEGSD